In the Staphylococcus sp. IVB6240 genome, one interval contains:
- a CDS encoding cyclase family protein, which produces MTNALWHQLQTLKDARWIDLTHTFNADSPHFSAFEGARVETPFTVEKDGFFVQEWSFVTQYGTHIDAPIHFVENQRYLHELQLKELALPLIVLDFSDEVAKDADFRLTRAHIEQWEAENGIIEPDTFVAFRSDWSKRWPDHEVFENKDSDGNQHLPGWSLDALKYLLEERHVKAIGHETFDTDASVDIAKHGDIIGERYVLGQDRYQIELLTNLDQLPARGAVIYNIAPKPDHAPGFPVRSFAIAPQS; this is translated from the coding sequence ATGACAAACGCACTATGGCATCAGCTTCAAACACTCAAAGATGCACGTTGGATTGATTTAACACATACCTTCAATGCGGACTCCCCTCACTTCTCCGCATTTGAAGGGGCACGTGTTGAAACACCTTTCACTGTTGAAAAAGACGGCTTTTTCGTTCAAGAGTGGTCATTTGTCACACAGTACGGGACGCACATCGATGCACCGATACATTTTGTGGAAAATCAACGCTACTTGCATGAACTTCAACTGAAAGAACTTGCTCTCCCCCTGATTGTATTAGATTTTTCAGATGAAGTAGCCAAGGATGCAGACTTCCGACTCACACGTGCTCATATCGAACAATGGGAAGCGGAAAATGGCATCATTGAACCCGATACCTTTGTCGCTTTTCGCAGCGATTGGTCCAAACGCTGGCCAGATCACGAAGTATTTGAAAATAAAGATTCAGACGGTAACCAACACTTACCAGGTTGGTCACTTGATGCCCTCAAATATCTCTTAGAAGAACGCCATGTGAAAGCGATAGGTCATGAAACATTTGATACGGATGCTTCTGTTGACATCGCCAAGCATGGAGACATTATTGGTGAACGCTACGTTCTTGGTCAAGATCGATACCAAATCGAACTCTTAACCAACCTAGATCAACTGCCAGCACGTGGTGCCGTGATTTACAATATTGCCCCGAAACCCGATCACGCACCCGGCTTCCCCGTTCGTAGTTTCGCCATTGCCCCTCAATCATAA
- a CDS encoding EamA family transporter has protein sequence MNNMKNKYQYDWTIYLAFGVTITLWASAFPVIKVALQDFEAIHLSTLRLVIASIMMLLIVSIKKIPFPDVKDVPLILFLGVCGFVVYHMTLSIGEYYVSAGIASLLVSTTPIFSAILAVCLLKDSFPKVAWIGSIISFLGVALISLANDTSLTSSVCGILLILIASFSESIYFTFQKSLLEKYGFIPLTIYTMIAGGLCMLVWLPGSLNDLQQAHINTVIALCYLGVGPTVVPYIALAYTIQRVGVSDATLSLYLTPVVALIISYMLLREIPAFFEIVGGIITLIGVVMTAFRTS, from the coding sequence ATGAATAATATGAAGAATAAATATCAGTATGATTGGACGATATATCTTGCATTTGGAGTGACGATTACATTATGGGCATCTGCTTTTCCAGTCATTAAGGTGGCGTTACAAGATTTTGAAGCGATACATTTGTCGACCCTCCGATTAGTAATTGCTAGTATTATGATGTTACTGATAGTTAGTATTAAAAAGATACCATTCCCAGATGTAAAAGATGTCCCACTTATCTTATTTCTCGGTGTTTGTGGTTTTGTAGTATATCATATGACGTTAAGCATCGGTGAATACTATGTTAGTGCAGGAATAGCAAGTTTACTTGTATCAACAACACCTATTTTCTCAGCGATACTAGCGGTATGTCTTCTAAAAGATTCATTTCCTAAAGTTGCTTGGATAGGATCTATCATCTCATTTCTAGGTGTTGCGTTAATCTCTTTGGCAAACGATACATCATTAACAAGTAGTGTGTGTGGTATTTTGTTAATTTTAATTGCTTCGTTCAGTGAAAGTATTTACTTTACATTTCAGAAATCATTGCTTGAAAAGTACGGGTTTATCCCTTTGACAATATATACAATGATTGCTGGAGGTTTGTGTATGTTGGTATGGCTACCAGGAAGTCTCAATGACTTACAACAGGCACATATCAATACTGTGATAGCGCTTTGTTATTTAGGTGTTGGTCCAACGGTGGTACCATATATTGCATTGGCATATACGATTCAAAGAGTTGGCGTGTCTGACGCAACACTTTCACTATACTTAACACCAGTTGTCGCATTAATTATCTCTTATATGCTTTTAAGAGAAATCCCAGCGTTTTTTGAGATAGTAGGCGGTATTATTACATTAATAGGTGTTGTCATGACGGCCTTTCGAACATCTTAA
- a CDS encoding PLP-dependent aminotransferase family protein, which yields MLTIKYKDIATYIRDKIISGNWFYGMKIPSQRQLAKQFHVNRVTIIKSIELLEAEGFIYTKQGSGTYVNDYLNEDAITQKWSDMMVWSLSARNQYTVQLINKLETDTTYLHISKGELGKDLIPHIALKKAMTTVSHYIGDLSFGYYNGYGYDQLRALIAQRLCNQGINVTQDNVLITPGALHAIQLITTGFLSRHTVILSHSPSYIDSTSLFSSLHSKNIKIPYNTFHHFHRMIEQLPSHQDKALYIQPAFNNPTGQSLSQHTKEAVVKYCECHHIPIIEDDIYRDIWFKHSENTPMKLLDQHGTVLHISSFSKSIAPALRIGWIVASEKIIEQLADIRMQNDYGSSILSQMVIYEMLKNGDYDQHLQKLRDVLKIKRDAMLKTLDQYYTDIATWKIPEGGFFVWLTFTNNINIKQLFATLIDKEKILINPGFIYGSQENTVRLSYAFESIENISFVLKKIRQYL from the coding sequence GTGCTAACTATCAAATATAAAGACATTGCAACATACATTCGTGACAAAATCATCAGTGGTAATTGGTTTTATGGTATGAAAATTCCTTCTCAAAGACAATTAGCCAAGCAATTCCACGTCAACAGAGTTACGATTATCAAAAGTATTGAACTATTAGAAGCAGAAGGATTTATTTATACGAAACAAGGAAGTGGGACTTACGTCAATGACTATCTCAACGAAGATGCTATTACACAAAAATGGTCTGACATGATGGTGTGGTCATTAAGTGCAAGAAATCAGTATACCGTGCAGCTTATTAATAAATTAGAAACAGATACAACCTATCTTCACATTAGTAAAGGAGAACTCGGCAAAGATTTAATACCGCACATTGCATTGAAAAAAGCTATGACAACAGTATCTCATTATATTGGTGACTTATCATTTGGCTACTATAACGGCTATGGTTATGACCAACTAAGAGCATTGATTGCTCAACGTTTATGTAACCAAGGAATAAATGTTACACAAGATAACGTGCTCATTACACCCGGTGCCTTACACGCTATTCAACTGATTACAACCGGTTTTTTAAGTCGTCATACGGTCATCTTATCTCATTCGCCTTCATATATTGATTCCACATCTCTGTTTAGCAGCCTTCACTCTAAAAACATCAAGATACCGTACAATACCTTCCATCATTTTCATCGTATGATTGAACAACTCCCCAGTCACCAAGACAAAGCACTCTATATTCAACCAGCATTCAATAATCCAACAGGTCAGTCACTTTCACAACACACAAAAGAAGCAGTCGTTAAATATTGTGAATGCCATCATATTCCTATTATTGAAGATGATATCTATCGAGACATTTGGTTTAAACACTCAGAAAATACACCCATGAAATTACTAGATCAGCATGGTACTGTGCTTCATATTAGTAGTTTTTCAAAATCTATTGCTCCCGCCCTTCGCATCGGTTGGATAGTTGCATCAGAAAAAATAATTGAACAATTAGCGGATATTCGTATGCAGAACGACTATGGCTCAAGTATATTATCGCAAATGGTCATCTATGAAATGTTAAAAAATGGTGACTACGATCAACACTTACAAAAACTGCGTGATGTCTTAAAAATAAAGCGTGACGCAATGTTAAAAACTTTAGACCAGTATTATACGGATATTGCAACATGGAAAATTCCAGAAGGTGGTTTCTTTGTATGGCTCACTTTTACAAACAATATAAATATCAAACAACTCTTTGCAACACTTATTGATAAAGAAAAGATACTTATCAATCCTGGTTTTATATATGGTAGTCAAGAGAACACCGTACGCCTTTCATACGCTTTCGAAAGTATTGAAAATATTTCTTTCGTATTGAAAAAGATACGTCAATACTTGTAA
- a CDS encoding ParB/RepB/Spo0J family partition protein, which translates to MKKPFSKLFGLKNKDALMEVSETERQGVETIRIERIVPNRYQPRQTFDRARIEELAESIREHGLLQPIVVRPIEENMYEIIAGERRFRALQMNQMTEAEVLVRHLDDEETAVVALIENIQRENLSAVEEAEAYKKLLAFEGITQAELAKSVGKSQSFIANKLRLLKLTPCVLQAIRDHQITERHGRALVGLSAERQEEMLALIVKQQLNVKQTEDKLKETAKSEVVVTGDNDETTPEMVYDISTARDIIADSLLEIRANGIKFEQKEQDHDDYYEIRVKIYRK; encoded by the coding sequence ATGAAGAAGCCTTTTTCTAAGTTGTTTGGACTTAAAAATAAAGATGCGTTGATGGAAGTATCGGAAACGGAACGACAAGGTGTTGAGACGATTCGTATAGAACGAATTGTGCCGAACCGCTATCAACCACGTCAGACATTTGATCGTGCACGAATTGAGGAACTTGCCGAATCGATTCGTGAACATGGTTTGCTACAACCAATTGTTGTACGTCCAATTGAAGAAAATATGTATGAAATCATCGCAGGAGAACGTCGTTTTCGTGCCTTACAGATGAATCAGATGACTGAAGCAGAAGTGTTAGTACGTCATCTTGATGATGAAGAGACAGCAGTTGTCGCATTGATTGAAAATATTCAACGTGAAAACTTGTCGGCAGTGGAAGAAGCTGAAGCGTATAAGAAACTCTTGGCATTTGAAGGCATTACGCAGGCCGAACTTGCGAAAAGTGTTGGTAAGAGTCAAAGCTTTATTGCGAACAAGTTACGCTTATTAAAGTTGACACCGTGTGTCTTACAAGCAATTCGTGACCACCAAATTACGGAACGTCATGGTAGAGCACTTGTTGGCTTGTCAGCTGAACGTCAAGAAGAGATGTTAGCATTGATTGTGAAACAACAATTGAACGTCAAACAAACTGAAGACAAGCTGAAAGAAACGGCTAAGTCAGAAGTTGTGGTAACAGGAGACAATGACGAAACAACACCAGAAATGGTATATGATATTTCTACAGCGCGTGACATTATCGCTGATAGCTTGTTAGAGATTCGTGCAAACGGAATTAAGTTTGAACAAAAAGAACAAGATCATGATGATTACTATGAGATTCGTGTGAAAATATATCGAAAATAA
- the rsmG gene encoding 16S rRNA (guanine(527)-N(7))-methyltransferase RsmG — translation MSVEWLAKQLDEHGMTLSDKQKQQFETYYDMLVTWNDKINLTSITEKHEVYLKHFYDSITLSFYCDLNEPLHICDVGAGAGFPSIPLKIVFPHLHVTIVDSLNKRIQFLNQLADALELEGVSFVHDRAETFGKNEDYRASFDIVTARAVARLSVLSELCLPLVKKHGLFMALKSSKGQEELDEARFAIGILGGRVEDVYSFTLPEEAGERQIIKIQKRSQTPKKYPRKPGTPNKAPLVE, via the coding sequence ATGAGTGTAGAATGGTTAGCAAAACAATTAGATGAACATGGTATGACATTGTCAGACAAGCAGAAGCAACAATTTGAAACGTATTATGATATGCTTGTAACGTGGAATGATAAAATCAATCTGACAAGTATTACAGAGAAACATGAAGTTTATTTGAAACATTTTTATGACTCGATTACACTCAGTTTTTACTGTGACTTGAATGAACCATTACACATTTGTGATGTGGGAGCAGGTGCTGGTTTCCCAAGTATCCCACTAAAAATTGTATTCCCGCATTTACATGTGACGATTGTTGACTCATTGAATAAACGTATCCAGTTTTTAAACCAATTGGCGGATGCTTTAGAATTGGAAGGGGTCAGCTTTGTACATGATCGTGCAGAAACATTTGGTAAGAATGAAGACTACCGGGCGTCTTTCGATATTGTCACAGCACGTGCAGTAGCGAGATTGTCAGTATTGAGTGAACTGTGCTTACCACTCGTAAAAAAACATGGACTTTTCATGGCATTGAAGTCTTCAAAAGGGCAAGAAGAATTAGATGAAGCACGTTTTGCGATTGGTATCTTAGGTGGCCGTGTTGAAGATGTATATAGCTTTACATTGCCTGAAGAAGCAGGAGAACGACAAATCATTAAAATTCAGAAACGTAGTCAGACACCAAAGAAATATCCACGAAAACCAGGAACACCGAATAAAGCACCGCTCGTAGAATAG